In Candidatus Polarisedimenticolia bacterium, one genomic interval encodes:
- a CDS encoding FAD-binding oxidoreductase has translation MTFEARTIEALKQSVAGEVLLPGSESYESARKIWNAMVDKRPGVIVRCMGTPDVVRAVNFARTTAAPLAVRGGGHNIAGSALCDEGIVIDLSSMRAVSVDPHARRVIVEAGARLADLDAATQVHGLATPLGINSTTGVAGLTLGGGFGWLSRKYGMTVDNLEAAEVVTAAGEVMRASATQHPDLFWALRGGSGNFGVVTRFEFRLHPVGPGVLSGLIVYPLDQAKSVLRQYRDFIAQAPDELSVWAVLRLAPPLPFLRPSVHGKAVLVLALLYAGDPEAGAKRIEPLRKFGKVVGEAVGVQPYTAWQQAFDPLLAPGARNYWKSHNLVELADGLFDAVIESIEKLPSPQCEIFFGAIGGATTRPAPEATAYAHRDTRFVMNVHGRWDEAADDERCIRWTRDFFESSAPFASAGVYVNFLTADERDRVRAAYGVNYERLARVKRRYDADNLFKVNQNIQPA, from the coding sequence ATGACCTTTGAAGCGAGGACGATCGAGGCCTTGAAGCAGAGCGTGGCAGGTGAGGTGCTGCTCCCCGGGAGCGAGTCGTACGAAAGCGCCCGGAAGATCTGGAACGCGATGGTCGACAAGCGACCCGGAGTGATTGTGCGCTGCATGGGCACGCCGGATGTCGTGCGAGCCGTGAACTTCGCCCGGACCACGGCCGCGCCTCTGGCGGTACGCGGCGGCGGCCACAACATCGCCGGCAGCGCCCTGTGCGATGAAGGGATCGTAATCGACTTGTCGTCCATGAGAGCCGTCAGCGTGGACCCGCATGCGCGGCGCGTCATCGTCGAGGCAGGCGCCCGGCTGGCCGATCTCGACGCGGCCACCCAGGTGCACGGCCTGGCCACGCCGCTGGGCATCAACTCGACCACCGGCGTTGCCGGGTTGACGCTCGGCGGCGGGTTCGGCTGGCTTAGCCGCAAGTACGGCATGACGGTCGACAACCTGGAGGCGGCCGAGGTGGTAACCGCCGCCGGAGAGGTGATGCGCGCCAGCGCTACCCAGCATCCCGACCTGTTCTGGGCCCTGCGGGGAGGAAGCGGCAACTTCGGAGTGGTCACCCGCTTCGAGTTCCGGCTGCACCCGGTGGGACCCGGAGTCCTGAGCGGGCTCATCGTCTACCCGCTCGACCAGGCGAAATCTGTGCTCCGCCAGTATCGTGACTTCATCGCCCAGGCACCCGACGAGCTGTCGGTCTGGGCGGTCCTGCGCCTGGCGCCGCCGCTGCCTTTCCTCCGCCCCTCGGTTCACGGCAAGGCGGTGCTCGTGCTCGCGCTGCTCTATGCCGGCGATCCCGAGGCAGGCGCGAAGCGGATCGAGCCGCTGCGGAAATTCGGCAAGGTGGTGGGAGAAGCCGTGGGCGTGCAGCCCTACACCGCCTGGCAGCAGGCCTTCGATCCCCTGCTGGCCCCGGGGGCCCGCAACTACTGGAAGTCCCACAATCTCGTCGAGCTCGCCGACGGGCTGTTCGATGCCGTGATCGAATCCATCGAGAAGCTGCCGTCACCGCAGTGTGAGATCTTCTTCGGCGCCATCGGCGGGGCGACCACGCGTCCGGCGCCCGAGGCGACCGCCTACGCGCATCGCGATACCCGCTTCGTCATGAACGTCCACGGACGGTGGGACGAGGCGGCCGACGATGAGCGCTGCATTCGCTGGACGAGAGACTTCTTTGAATCTTCGGCGCCGTTCGCGAGCGCCGGGGTCTACGTCAACTTCCTCACCGCCGACGAGCGGGATCGCGTGCGCGCCGCCTACGGAGTGAATTACGAGCGTCTCGCCCGGGTGAAGCGGCGGTACGACGCGGACAATCTCTTCAAAGTGAACCAGAACATCCAACCCGCCTGA
- a CDS encoding DUF2238 domain-containing protein produces MKRLSHPHYVLLLAGIFVLVWLVLAIQPVDRADWALENALVAGFVGVLTITYRRFPFSRVSYTLIFLFLCMHEIGAHYTYAKVPYDHWFSLITGHGLNSMIGAGRNHFDRLGHFAFGLLLSYPMREIFVRVAEARGFWSYYLPLDMTMAFSMVFELIEWAVAEIFGGDLGIAYLGAQGDPWDAQKDMALATLGGLLAMLVTALINMHQERDFARDWIESLRVKRRTLDGKRKA; encoded by the coding sequence ATGAAGCGCCTGTCCCATCCCCACTACGTCCTGCTTCTGGCGGGAATCTTCGTCCTGGTCTGGCTCGTCCTGGCCATCCAGCCCGTCGATCGGGCCGACTGGGCGCTGGAAAACGCGCTGGTGGCCGGCTTCGTCGGCGTGCTGACAATCACTTACCGGCGCTTCCCTTTCTCACGGGTCTCCTACACCCTCATCTTCCTCTTTCTCTGCATGCATGAGATTGGGGCGCACTACACCTACGCGAAAGTTCCCTACGATCACTGGTTCAGTCTGATTACAGGTCATGGGCTCAACTCCATGATCGGCGCGGGGCGGAACCATTTCGATCGGCTCGGCCATTTCGCGTTCGGGCTATTGCTGAGCTACCCGATGCGCGAGATCTTCGTACGCGTGGCGGAAGCCAGAGGCTTCTGGAGCTACTACCTTCCTCTGGACATGACGATGGCCTTCTCGATGGTCTTCGAGCTGATCGAATGGGCCGTGGCCGAAATCTTCGGCGGCGATCTGGGGATTGCCTATCTGGGAGCGCAGGGAGACCCCTGGGACGCACAGAAAGACATGGCCCTGGCGACCCTCGGTGGCCTCCTGGCGATGCTGGTCACCGCCTTGATCAATATGCACCAGGAACGTGACTTCGCGCGCGACTGGATTGAGAGCCTGCGCGTCAAGCGGCGCACGCTGGATGGCAAGAGAAAAGCTTAA